gtacatacacacacacacacatatacacacacacacacacacacacacacaaacagtgcagtGGCTGTTGTGAGATGGGAGGACTTTCAGACTGGCACAGAGACAGTGCAGGTGCCAAGAAAATGGCATCCGCATACAGTAATACAACGTAGGAGTCCTAGAAATCatctggaaaaaacaaaacaatccaaaCTATAAACGGCAGCATTTGCGTGCTCAGTCAGCTGCTGGATGgccaaatgtgtgtttgcactaGGAAGACTTTAGCAGTTGTCTGAATGTGGATGACAATTTGTTGTAAAATTAGATTACGTGTCAATGCTGTCCATCATTTCTTTGTTCTATTGAAGCCACCTGCCTTGACGCAGCAGCGATGtttattacaaaacattttatgacGCTTAGATGTTCATCTCCTTGGCAAAAATCCAATCCATAAATCTGtttgattaaaacaaaaacagatccGGATTCTGGACACAGCTGTGTACTACCAAACCATCGTGAAATACACTCATGTCACAGGGTTTAAagaacttttttctttttttttttttttttttacaagttcaGAAAGGCCAACAGTGTACCTATTGTATTGCAGTTAAAGACAAGCTGAAACTCTTTTGCCACGAAGCATGAACCTAAATGAGCAGAGACACTGTTGAACTTCAGCCATTCAAATGTTCAGTGAGTGGCTGCGACATAGAAATGTAGCTTTTCCCACCTTGGCATGGTTTTTGACACTTTGCTCTCAGAGTCAAAGGCAGACAGTGTTGATATATGTATtcatataaataacaaaatagtacagtataaatataaagattctgcgtgtgtgtgtgtgtctgtgtgtgtgtgtgtgtatgtatgcacgcacacatgtaAATGGTGTGTGAGTATAGATAAaaagagtgtgttgtgtgtgtgtgtgtgtgcgcttgtgaACCAGTGTTAGGACAGGACAGGGGTATTAGAGGTGAGGCTTTCCCTCCCCCACCTCATGGAAGAGCGAGGTGTAAAACTCGGGCTCCAGTTGCTTGTTGCGGTAACGCTGGACAATCTCCGTTATTTTCTGCTTCCGCCTCACGTGAGGCGGGTTGTACAAGTCACTTTCCAGACGCTTCCGCCGGCACACGTTGATGACTGTTTGACGCACAAGGAACCCTGGGAGAAGGACGCAAACACGTGAGCTCATCAGTAGTCGAATGTGACAGGTCTGAGAATGTGTACAAACATTTTTCCTACTGCTTTGACTGAGGGACagagtttaacattttttaaatgcattctTAGATAGAAAATCCTGCTTCCAACTCTGCCATCTGCTGATCATAAGTGAGATTACATGCATTAAAAAGCAGCGTGAcctttcttgtgtttttcaaagtaaaggtgTGTATCAGCACAGGAGAGATACATGCTAATGATAAAATAGTTCTTCCATGGTGTTGCTAAACCATGATGTTTCCACTGGCTCCCTAATAGCAAATGACACCCATTCTTTGTTCATGTTACAACACATaatgaacaaactgaaaaacaatacaaacttATTAAACGGAGAATTCCAATGCATCTCAAAGTCAGATGGCaactataaaatattaatgtgtgCAAATTGGTATTTCAGTACGATGATCAATAATCCTAATATACTTCCAGTGATGCAATAAGATGTGTTGACTCTGTTCTTTCAGAGGAAGTGTGGTTGGCAGGGAGGGACAAGTTAAGTCAGAGCAAGCCACACACAGCTATTACCTAGAGCTCTGCGGCTGACCACCATGCCGTCCACCAGGGGAATCACCATGCCAAATTTGCCCACAGCTCCATGCAGCCGGATCCTGAAGAGTCCCGTCTTCAGAGGGTGGATGAAGATCAGAGGAACGTCCTTCTCTAGTAACCCCGACCTGCAGCAGGAACAATTAGGAAGACAAAACGTAAAGAAGATACTGAAAGTGATTTGCCACAAACTAGAATGATAAAGAATCACTGTAATAAGACTGtagttttaaactgttttaaaatgtgatttgtttccCGTGGGAATACGTcgaaaaatatttaaatatacaatgtATATGTTTGAGGAACAGCATTACAAGTCATTCTATTAATCTTACCATCACTAGGGCAAAACCATGCACGTTAGGTCCATAACAATAagtgcatgcagacacacatcacTGCTGCTTGCTACTATTTCTGagtttgttctgtgtttataaaaacacaGGATATGATTTTGCTTTGTGTACAAAGCTGATTCCTGAAAcatcatttaataataaaacaaaatgacatttgtaAATGATGACCATATTTATACCTGGAAAGACAAACATATTTTGACAGATCAGAGTGTCGTCATGTAGCACTTGACTGAACTTAAGCGTAAATACTAACAGGTTTTCACGCGACAAGAAACAATTCTGTAGGCAgaaaaaatgtgtcagtgtgtttatgcCTGACTGGCCAAAAATAGCTTCTGTGGTTGctctgaaaataagaaaaaaatcaatttagcAATTTTCAAATATGCCACCCACTCATTATCTTCCAAGGAAACTTGGCAATCGGAAAAATTAGTTATGTCACAGATGAAATAAATGGTTGTTATGTTGTATCAGATCACATAGCTTCAGATGACGCACTCTCAAAGGTGATATTATTAATTTGGTTAAATACAACACGTTTAAATCCATTTGATGCTTGTGATCCATGTCCTTGATAATGAAGTTGCTAAGTAGCACATTATCTCTaccttaaaaacaacatacatatgaatcacactagaaaaaaaaaacttattttccTTTAAGCCACTTCAAACTCCTAACTGTCATCACGGCTCTGTCACAGTTCCTTTTCTCTGCTTGCTTTTGCATACACTGCATgttgtacttcctgttttgcactcttgtgtgtttatgcatttcAGAGCACATGCTGTTTTGCAGAACTGAACTAACCCAATACCAATTCATGAACTGTATGCGTTCCATACTGACAGCAAAAGCGTAAACTTCTGAATACCTGCAGGAAGTGCTGTTGCTCATGCTAGCTTCCAAGCCCGTGCTGGTTTCAGCCAACAGATCAGTCAACGGGAAGTTctctaaaaacacagaaacaatgacaTTCAAGTACTTCAAACCATTGGTCACGTACTTCAGAATCACTTTTTCATAGTTACGTTGTAAGGCTACAGAGGTTAAGTATTTAAGACTACAATATTTTGTACAGAGAAATCATTCAAGAGAAAttgctagaaaaaaaaaagaaagataatataatataatataatataatatatggaGAGAAACATTAGATTTTCACCCCATTACTAGTAGTCTCAAATTACAGGACATTAAGGCAGAATAAAGAGCATGTGCCTACCAATATCATCAAAGCGCTCCACCCAGACCACAAACACCTTTGTTTCGGGACCCAGTGGTGGGAAAGACTTTCCAGTCGATGACCTCTTTGTCTTCACCAAAGGACTCAGCTAAAGAAAAAGCACAACACGCAGCACGATTAAGCAAACACCACATTAAATGACTTAGAAATCATAATCAGAAATGCCAGTATACAAtttagatacacacacattaagccCAACTTTACCTTCTTGGCAGACTCCAGGTTTTCAGAATGGTTGGGGAACAGCTCCAGTGTGAGATTGGGTTGTTTGTGTAAACCAGGCATGACGTCTGTGTTGGTGTCTGCCTCCACTGTGGAGTCACTGTGCACTGATGACTCCTCTGGGAGACAGCAAAGAGCAAATGGCAACTCTGTCAGTCCCGACTCCCTCACTGGGTTTTCATCATATACAATCTCTATCAGTTCATATTCAACACTGACCAGAATTTTCTGTTAGAGATGGAACAACGAAGGCAATCTCTGTCAGAGCATCAGCGTAGTACAAAACTTTCTTCTCCCCATTGAACACAGAACCTCCTGTGTCCTCAGGAGTAGTTGCTTCCTCTACAGggaaatttttttaaaaagttactCATTGAGTTAGTTACCACAAACATCTAATAGATAAGATCTTTTTTCAGCTCTAACGCAGGAGTTAGTTTAGTAGTTTACCTGTTTGTTGTATGTCATTGCTGTCGGAGCAGGAGTTGAGGGACCAGCTAGTATCTAGGTGTCCTGTCCATCCTGGGTGGCGTCCCACGTCCACAGGCCAGCCCAAGGACAGCAGGAACTCCAAGAAGTGGGGCTGGACACTGGATGATGACTCCACATTCCTCAGGATCTGATCACACAGAACAAGTACAGATCCATTCttattcagacatttttatacaaataCTGTAACAGCATCAACACTGTTTTATTGAGAATCTGTTATGTGTTGCCTGCGTTCCCTCACCTCATGGCTGCTTTTCTGTCCAGCTCTCACatagaaaataaagacagtgtCAAATGGCCGGCAGGGAAGCAGGTCCAGGTAGCTGATGTCATCAAAAAACCCTGGCAAGGATGACTCCAGGCCAATCAGATGAGGAGGTAGACGACTGTTGTTGGGTTCCtatcaataataaatgaatgtaagtacattttaaataaactgtattaACAAGAACAATATTATGAATGTATGTAAGAATATGACTTTTCACATTACGGTATCATTATACTTTATTATGAGTATgaatttaaacttaaaaaaagcatttataTATGGCTGTTTATTTGAtagttttatttctaaatataattataaatgaGGACCAGCCCCCAATGATTTCTCAAGTTTAAATAAAGGCAACAGAGAGTTAAACAGAATCACAAGGCAAAATCACCAATTAAAGTTCAGTATAAGCAGCGGGAAGGCTTATAGATGATATTCGACAttggcagaaaatgtttttgcacaaGTTCAGTCCAAGAGATTTTCTCATTTGCCATGAACAATAAAGTTATCAGACGAATTAAGTTTTAACCAACCTTGAGTGCCTCCAGAGACAGAAAGCCAaagtgggagaggaagaggcgTGCCGTCTGGAACTCCtgtgagggtggggggggtttgCAGTCTATCTGTGGGTCGGGGAAAGGTTTGGACTTCCAGATTTCCTCACTGTGCCGCTCCAAGGCGTTCTCATACTCTATCTGCTTGTGCATCAGAATGCGAAGCTTGTCGTGCTGAACTTCCAGCTGAAAAGAAGACGGAGAcgggacattttttttaaagacaatttCAAGACACTTTGGCTGATGAATGGCACTGGACTGCCTAAATTCAGCATTAACCCAAAAAGGGCAAgtcccacagtccaaacacagagGTGTCATCCCCCAGCGACGATGTGAAGAGTCACTCGTGTGCGtctgtgatttaaaatgttgttacCAAACATTTGAACAGAAAAGAAGTCACCATTTCATTAGCTAAACTTGTACAAGCTCATCCAATCCAGTATAATAGCCTGTTAATAAATCCAGTCTTTGTGAAGCTTTTAATACACACTGTCAGAGAGTAATTGATTCAGCCCTCATTGATTAATTATTGCATTGGATTGAGAAACCACACAAAACAATCATCGAGAATCTGTCACCAAACCAGATGATTTGAACCTCTTTTCCAAGAGACACCCGAGTGAAATTGCATCCCTCCAACAACTCACGTGTGGGGGATTACTCAGTTTATTTGTAGCTCTTGAATCATCCTGCCAGCCCAAACAACACACCTGAGTTTgtataataacaaataatatgaTCAATTAATTTACTTTatggctattttttttttttttttttagcaatgaCAACAAATAATCTTGGTTTAGCTTATACCCATAGTAGAATTATCTTATTTGTATGTGATTAGCCATAATGTGGATATGAGATCAATAAAAGGATTTAACAGAAAGCTTTTCTCTTACCTCTCTACTGACAATGTCATCCAGGTCAGGAATACTAACATCAGCTTTGACAAGGGGAATCTTATCCACTTCTTCAGGGAAGGGCCTCTGCTTGACGTTGTATTTGATCCCCACGTCATTGTTGGGCATCGGACGGCCCTCGGGAACAAACACCTGCTGTGGGAAGAGAGAAGCAGACGGATATGGAGATGTGTTATCAGTGAACCAGTTGTGGAGTTTCAAATTTAACAAACCCGCGACTCTAAGGTGTCACATTCAAATATTTCTAGGGTGATGATGCTTTAGCGTTGTTGGCAATCCTTATCCAGTAATCTACAGTGTGATCTCACCCTCTGATTGGCCCGAGCTCCTCTGGGTTGGTGGAAGAGCTGCATGGTCCAGGCATGTCTGCCGGCTGTGCCTCGGATCAAAACTGTCACTGATGGACTGGGGTctgtgaggacagagacatTCTACTGatcatttattgttatttaccGTTATTTTACTTGGCAGGTAATACAGCCTCTACTTACAACTGAAAATGAACCCAGAAAGACCTTAGTTCTCCCCTGTATTGCAATAAACTATTATTATGTCAAAGGAAGGATGCTAAGCCACTGACTCTGCTCATTGCCGAGAGGCTGCTCCAGCATGGCGAGGATGACCGAGTTGTCCAGGACAAAGTAGCGGAAGTTGCTGGCCCCTGTGGCACTGAGTCTGGCGTAGCGGATCAGGGTGTCTTCATTCAGTAGGCTGCAGGTGGAGGCGGGCCCGCTGGGAGAAGGGAAGGCCCCGAGCACCTGCATGATACTGGGGAACACCACAGGAACACAAGGACACAAATGAGCCGAAACTGGTTCAATGGGTACGTGTCATTACAAAAGTCGCCCGTGTGGTTCAGCAGAAAAACTAGGTCACTGACGAAGCAGCGAAACAGACAAATCAATAATTTAGTGCTAAAATTCTAACTTttacaaaaatttaatttatttccaaTATTATATTACtgttgaaaggaaaaaatatatttttattcagaaatGCTTTGACCGTATCGTGTGTATTAagttttcctttattttctcaggCAACACCAAAGGctgttatttattaatgatgtatactgtatatcaaacATATAATATAGCAGTTATAAgacatattttctttatcattagCAATACAAATGCACTTTAACATGGTGGACTTTTACTTTGCTACCTTGTCAACAAGCCAAGCTGCAAGACAAAACAAGTGTCTGTGCTTGCTTCAGACCTCTTTGGAGTCAGTGTCATACTCTGCTGTCTGGATGTCACTCTGTCACCTTTACAAAGGCGACTGTTActgtttaataaaaatgttactaCATGTTTTGATTGGGTGTATGCAAAGGAGTTCCTCCTCCACATACTGAGTTGAATACCCAACAGCAAGTCTTTTAGGAATGTAAATTCTTCCCTTTCTCAAAAGATGGCCATGTACAAGAAAAAGtacaattaattaaatcaaataactTTAACTCTGATCCATTCTGTATAAAAGTCTGACGATTCTCACCAGGACAAAGTCGCCTCAGCAGCGTCCTTTACCCTCATCGAAGCTGGGTTGTGCTCCTTCTCTCCTTTATGTCGAACTTCCTGTTCCTGTCGAGACTTGCTACCAGAGATCCCCAGCTCCACAATCTCCAACACCTCTACCAAACAATCCTGatacaaaaagagagaacagtGTATTTTAACAAAACTCTAAGCCTCTAACCAAACAACATATCGGAGCAATATTTCAAATCCAGTCTTTAAGATTACCTTCTCATCCAGCATGTCAGGGTGTTCtgtgagccacacacacagaaactgaaagGCAGCTACAATCATGGAGTGGAGGTCTCGGGATTGAAGAGGAGCTGGACGGCTACACTGGTACACAATGTACCCACATATAGAGCTGACAGCACGTTTACGGTCTGCAGAGTCTACTCCCACCTTTACCTGGTTTAGACGTATACCACAAGTAAAGGAAAATGCTCGACATTAGACACATAACAGAAATTCTTCATTTCATGCCAttgggaaaaaatgttttataggCTTTGGTGCATAAGAGATTAACTGTTTTACTAAATTAGGACACATTTGATTCATTgtgcttttaattaaaaaatgaaattacaatatttttagAAATAGTATTTATGTAAATCAAATAACCTCATGTAACCTCAATGTTATCCTGGTCTTTTCCTCTGAATTTGTGTCAGATATTCACATATTAAAGCCAATTACTGTCCATTGTACTAATGAGTCCGTATTTAGAAAGCGACACATTTCAAGGCGTAAAAAACAACTGTACAGTCATTACAGAAACTTATGCTGCTGTACTTTTTGACACAATGAGGGCAACCCCCTTGTGATGAACTTGGAAAATTCTGACTCATAAGTTGACATGAACTACCCAGATGCAACGCTATTTTTGCTATCTGTGACTCTGGTGTGTCTCATTTGGGAGGGATCAATGTTTAAGATAAAGCCCTATAATGAGTTGTCGAGTGTCACATCATCAATTTCTGTGAGCCTTGGTCTTGAAGGAGAAAACTGCTGTGGTTTCATAAATTTACAGTGTTGAACTAAGAGATATTGCTGGTTGAGACTTGGTTGGGTAACATGGATAAACCTGAAGACATACAGTACTTGAGTGCAGATTGTTACAGTGAGTCTCTGTGGTGCTAGCTTTACCTTGGCAAGCCCAGCCAGCAGCTCCAGGGCAGCCAGGGAAATGCTCATGTCTTGCCTCCACTGAGAGTTGAGCCTCTGGGTGACCAGGTGGATGCTGCGCACCAGCAGGCCTGCCGCCGTATCTGGAAGAGCTAGACCATATAACACCCGGAAATACCAAACACCGCAAAGATAGATAGAGCAAAGCAGAATTCAGGCAGCAAAGCTTAAGTACACATGCTTACAGGAAAAATGTCCTGGATGCCAAAGATACGTTTAGGTATTGAGAACATGCACTGTGTTTGAAATCAGGACAGCACACAATATTGAGCAAAGTTTGGACTGAGGAATAGATAAATAAACTGCGGAGGAACAGGGCTGAGCGatgtcaacattttaaaaatccttattttgacttttaagacaaaaaaattgtATGATATAATTGTCCAACACTGGCTAAATAAGTGACAAgtaattcagttttttaaaaaaaacaaaaaaaccctgaCAATTTAAAGAATTACTTagtatttaaatataataaagttcTTCTGATCAAGAGTAATTATTTCTTCCATCTATCTATTTCAGAGTTTCTACCTAAAGAATCAAGGAGAGCTAAAAACACTAAGTGATGATGTTGATGCTTCGGCATCGAGCCTCTCCAAGATGCAGATCTGGCCTCTTATTTTCTGAATTTATGATGaacaaaaaaatcccaaatTCTGCTGAATTGGTTGCCGTTTATGAAACAATGACCCCCCCAGACTCCTGCTCGCTCTTGTTTTTCCTGTCCAGTATTGAGCCACACAATGCAATACAACCATCCTGTCCCACAGGAACCCTGCAGAACCCCCTCCCCCTATATCCTACTGGATAAAGTCGCCTATAAGCCGCACAATGCTCAGAGAAAATAGACATAGAATTGAAGCTCTCATAGCTGtcattatcaatttatttaaaaaaaaaaaaaaaaaaaaaaagtaatttataattaaaaaaaacaactctaaCATCACAATGTCAGTCAACCATCGCTCAGTCCtccaaagaaaaagagaaaatctttGAAATGCTTTTGATTAGTCAACACTGCTGCAACCAATCAATTAGAGAGAAAAATGCAATCAGCCCTGGCACTCCATACGTCTCAGTGCCAAAATGTTGTTTCATAGCACAGCATCACAGCAACAAATAACTTTGAATCacctacaaaaacattttacccAACGCCTTTTAACTCTGCAAAGCACTTTAACCACGTTAGCTATAAAGaacaaatgtgttaatttaGTAAGTGACATGTTTACACTGATCAGGAAACAGGTACTGACCACATGAAATAACGCTCCAGCAAGTCTGTTATGCACCATCTCACCAAAACCGGCGCTATTGTGTTAATTCACCAAGCACAAGGATATTAGTGCATGAGTATCTGCGTGTCTTACCGTAGTCTCGAAGCAAGGCCTGGGCCGGACGCTCAGAGTCTGGGCTGGTAGCCTCTGTGCTGCCTCCACTGGTGAAACTAATGCCACTGTTGGTGCGGCTGTGACTCCTCACTGTCATGTGACTCCCATCTATACTTCCCTgccaccacaaaaaaaaaagcaatcttGATGTCCAGTCCATGACACCGCTGCTAGCatcataaaatgttaattatttagCCGTAGGAAACAGCAGTGATCTGAGCCTTACTGTTTCGGTCTGTGCACCTATGGACTCCAACAGTGCTGAGTCTTGAACAATATTGAGCATTGCAcctgagagggggggggggattaacaataaaaaatatacaaagaaCAATATATGGACagaaaattttgaaaatgatttagGTCAGTATAAATACAGCACAAGTAATATGGAGAGGCAAAATAAATGGATAGAGAGGATGTTAAGGGGGCAGCAGATACCCAGGATGAGCTGTGTGTTAGTGGGGTCGGTCTCAGTCTGCAGCGCTCCTATCAGGACATTGACAAGACGTAGCCTCAGGGACAGGAAGGAAACGGGCTGGTCATGAGGCCACCCATCCTCCTCATTGAACTTTCCCTCCAACAGAACCTGAAGCACACAAAGTCAATATAGTTAACAACCTGGTTTATCTGAAAACGAagcaaagaataaaaacttttaGGGCTTGCTTTACTGCAATGCGAAAATCTAAAAGCCTTGTGGAGTtgaaaacataaagaaagaatGATCTAAGCTCTCATGCCTTTAACCtgttaaacatttcaaataagctaaaagaaaaggagaaatgagGTTCAATGACAAAAACTGACTCAAAATCTTTTAAATTCTGTACTGAAAAAATGCACcaataaaccaataaaatgaaagaagtAAGCAAGAGTTACCTCTGATTTGATGTTGCCAAAGTGATGCGGCAGTGGCAACATGGCCAGCAGGATGTTGATGGAGGCTCTCCTCAGGTCGGTAGGGTTTACATACATCTTGAATTTGGACAGCTCCCTGGAGGAGTACAAACAAATCTCACATAGACAAACTTGAGACAATATCCTCAAAATTGCCCTCAAACGGAGAAACCTGACTAAGATCATATGGTTTTCacattaatgaaaatgttatgtAGTACATTCATCCAAAATTAGTGTAAGCACTACTAGTCTAACCTGTCTGGTACAATAGTCTCCAGGGCAGCTATGAAGTAGGGCACCACCACATTGATGCCCTTCAGGTCAGtacagaagagagaagaggagttGAGAATGATGGAAGCAAGAACTGGTCTACAGATGAAATCGGAGATCTGGAGACCCTGAATCAGGACCATGTAAAACCTGCAGAAAGACAGTTTAAGATCTTAACAGCCAACAGAAAAATTGCATGTGCACAGTTAGACTGATGAACAAAATAAGAAAGTTGACTATGttacctggacaggtaaacaGGCAGAATATCTTCTCCTGTTTTCTTGCTACAGAAGATGCGGCAGAGAGTCCCGCAGGCCTCCGCTCGTCCTGCCTCGTAGCTCTCTGGGAACTCGTTGGCGTCAAACATGGGGTTCGACACCATGGAGTCGGTGGACATTTGAGAAcccttcctcctcagctccagACCTACTTGAGTGGCTATCGCTGTAGAGAGTGGGAAGAGACACAGAATGAAAGGACGCTGAATTGTAATTTGGTCATTAGTACTCATGCATGTATGAGAAACAGGCAAACATGTATCTACTGTATGCACAGTACaacaaaaagtaacaaaaactggaaaaacaaaagcaccacAAAGCAGACATTTTAATCACTAtcacaaaaagataaaacaaagactttaatgactgcaaacacacattcacatcattTAAAAGCATTCAATAAAAGGGAACTCTGACACAAAGAGTTTGCCGTAGAAGTTCTACCTATCACTGGCACAAGGCATGACCAAGTGTAGTGTGCTGGCaataaaatgtgtcagtcaTTCTCTGCTGCAAGACCACTAAACAAAATCCCTGTGTCAGCTCCCTCGCTGCCGCAATTATATGACTGTCACTCAAGGTACAGAACATTCACTTCATGCATTGAGGCACCAAAccaatcaaaatcaaaactcAAGTAAACCAACAATACAAAAGGaaattacaacaaacaaaacaataatgctGAACTTGGggcggggggcggggggggtCTGAAACTAAATAATAAGGATTAGTgtgacccaaaaaaaaaagaaaatgagaactCAAAAACGGGGTGGCGTCACAAACTGGCAACGTTATGATCGAGACAAGTGGTCAGTTGGTGAAACCCATTCCATCACCTTTGGAGAAACGCTGAGAGAACGCTGGTGAACTTTTATATATGACAAGGAGTGGGAACAGAAAACAATGGTGACAATGGCGATGATCATGAGGAACTCAACTAAAAAGCAGGAAGATTTGTCAAGAAACGCAAATcaagtgaggaaaaaaagctgCCGTTCCTACTTACAAGATTTATAAGAAAGGAGAATTTGGATAAAAGAGGCTGCAAGATAACAGAAATAGTGGAGAGACACAAAATCAAAGCAGATCCAATATTTTGGGATCAATTCATATCAGgcatgaattgttttttttttttgttctcctcaATACATGACTTTTGACCCATTACAACTCTTTAACATTAATCAGACATGGTAGACACGTGCAGGACACTACaccaaaaagagaaaaataaatggagagCCAATGAAAAgccaaatttattttaaaatactaaATACTGAATGTGCTGTCATTGACTCCTCTAGCGATGATTTTACcaataaaaatgaatctatATGAAGTCCTCAGCATATGGTTATAGACTATATGCAGTTTTAGCCATGTATAAATAGTTGGTAGATGTAAATGAATTAGAATCAGATGGAAATTTCATACCACGCCACTTCTAACCAAGCCctccacacacagaa
The genomic region above belongs to Seriola aureovittata isolate HTS-2021-v1 ecotype China chromosome 9, ASM2101889v1, whole genome shotgun sequence and contains:
- the LOC130174678 gene encoding ral GTPase-activating protein subunit beta-like isoform X1, whose product is MYSEWRSLQLVVQSDQGHLSVLHTYPTTVGTEVANAVVKPLGTAVSPVATENILKTDKEVKWTMEVLCYGLTLPLEGDTVKLCVDVYTDWMMALVSPRDSMPQPVVKEPNMYIQTILKHLYNVFVPRPEQHSLNHIRLCQQVLTAVQKLARESVSMVRETWEVLLLFLLRINDTLLAPPTVGVGVAEKLAEKLMAVLFEVWLLACARCFPTPPYWKTAREMLANWRHHPPVVEQWSRVACALTSRLLRFTHGPSFPPFKVPDEDANLIPLEMDSDCVAQTWYRFLHMLSNPVDLSNPAIVSTTPKFQEQFLNSSGIPHEVVLHPCLKQLPQIFFRAMRGVSCLVDAFLGISVEKRDVRERVFTFSPVLLSHGISRPRADSAPPTPVNRLSMSPPPSITNTTPPHSRKQRHTVVTKTTSKSSTGSGSQPTKASQQQQQQQQTSSSPTLLSSPNQSSWESRPLPAPARPKVNSILNLFGQWLFDAALVHCKLHSGLSRDPSMTASFIQILLSYKSSIATQVGLELRRKGSQMSTDSMVSNPMFDANEFPESYEAGRAEACGTLCRIFCSKKTGEDILPVYLSRFYMVLIQGLQISDFICRPVLASIILNSSSLFCTDLKGINVVVPYFIAALETIVPDRELSKFKMYVNPTDLRRASINILLAMLPLPHHFGNIKSEVLLEGKFNEEDGWPHDQPVSFLSLRLRLVNVLIGALQTETDPTNTQLILGAMLNIVQDSALLESIGAQTETGSIDGSHMTVRSHSRTNSGISFTSGGSTEATSPDSERPAQALLRDYALPDTAAGLLVRSIHLVTQRLNSQWRQDMSISLAALELLAGLAKVKVGVDSADRKRAVSSICGYIVYQCSRPAPLQSRDLHSMIVAAFQFLCVWLTEHPDMLDEKDCLVEVLEIVELGISGSKSRQEQEVRHKGEKEHNPASMRVKDAAEATLSCIMQVLGAFPSPSGPASTCSLLNEDTLIRYARLSATGASNFRYFVLDNSVILAMLEQPLGNEQNPSPSVTVLIRGTAGRHAWTMQLFHQPRGARANQRQVFVPEGRPMPNNDVGIKYNVKQRPFPEEVDKIPLVKADVSIPDLDDIVSRELEVQHDKLRILMHKQIEYENALERHSEEIWKSKPFPDPQIDCKPPPPSQEFQTARLFLSHFGFLSLEALKEPNNSRLPPHLIGLESSLPGFFDDISYLDLLPCRPFDTVFIFYVRAGQKSSHEILRNVESSSSVQPHFLEFLLSLGWPVDVGRHPGWTGHLDTSWSLNSCSDSNDIQQTEEATTPEDTGGSVFNGEKKVLYYADALTEIAFVVPSLTENSEESSVHSDSTVEADTNTDVMPGLHKQPNLTLELFPNHSENLESAKKLSPLVKTKRSSTGKSFPPLGPETKVFVVWVERFDDIENFPLTDLLAETSTGLEASMSNSTSCRSGLLEKDVPLIFIHPLKTGLFRIRLHGAVGKFGMVIPLVDGMVVSRRALGFLVRQTVINVCRRKRLESDLYNPPHVRRKQKITEIVQRYRNKQLEPEFYTSLFHEVGEGKPHL